The nucleotide window TACATGCGCACTTAAAAAGAGAAAGTATGGGAGCTTAAAAATCCTATACTGCAAAGCATTAGATGCTGAATGCATGACATTCTGGAGGCCACAAATGGTAGAATACGATCGATGTGACGAGCATAAATCAAAATGGTATTCAAGTGCTTATAAAAGAGCATATTGCCAGTTTGAAAATTTAATATCTACAAATGATATCAGAGAGAAAAGTTATTGTAGTTTTATTGCATCTATTCTACTGTTGTCATATTTTTTGGAACAGAGGTTCTAATATGGATTTTGTCCTATATAATGATCATATAAGACGGTTTTAATCCTCAAAAGGTCCAAGGGTTTAATAATTTTGATTTGAACTTTCACAAACTATAAACACTTTTAGCTTCTCTGTGATTTATATCTAATCTGAGAAAAAAAGATTAGAAGCTTGAGATTATCACTGGTAATTTTTCAGTCATTCGCTAGTAATGTATGTCGTAATGTTGTGTCCTTGTTGGGAAATTGGATTGTGATAAAGTGGGCCTTGAAGGGTGGCATGTCATATAGCTCTAAATTATGCTTTTGATTTAGAATAAATCTAACAGATACCAGTTTTATAATTCCATGTGATACTTGCTATGATGCCCCATGTCAGTGTGACATCAGTAGCTTACATTTAACTCACATAATCAATCAATTTCAGTTTTGAGTCCATTTACATGATAGTAGGTGCAAAATGAAATCAAAATGCTAAGCTATCTCATTCTCATCTGCTGACCCTGGGGACAACCTTGTCACTAACGAATCCCAATGACATTGTTGCTGCGTACTTCTGTCATTTTTTGCCAATTCAGTGAACTTTGGAAGGGCGCCATATAATTTATTTCTTCACTTGTGCCATAATTTATTTCCTTCACTCTCTTCTTTGTTCTAAAATATCGCTACGTTCGTCACTGAATTTGGGCATGGCATATTTTCTTTTGAAGCATTAAACATCTACGTCTGTGGAATCATGTCTCTACGACTCTCTGCCGTTGCTAAATCTCTAACATAGTACTTCTAATTGAAACACAAACTAGTGAAAAATAGTAATAATGGGATATAAAGACATTTGGAGTTCTTCCATCTCACTGTCAAATATTTTATCATGTCTGATTTCAAGCATGTATTCAATCCTAATGCCCATTATTTATCTTCATGCAGGCTGAAGTGGATGTTGAAGCGCAGATACTGAGGAAGGGCAGATCAGTCGTGGTTACCACAATCGATTTTAGACTTAAGGACACAAAAAAGCTCTGCTACACATCTCGAGCCACCTTTTACATCATGCCCGTGGCAAGCCTATAAGCCCTAGTTTTATATGGACAATTTCTTATGTCTACACGACCAGAGTTTGTATTGTGTGTATTTAACTTGGAATATCATATATCAGTAATATGTTGTATTAATAATGAAGCAAAAGTCATATTGACACCGCAACTGTTACAGACGAGGTAGGTGGACACCGAACAGTCTTTATCACTTTCATTCAATCAATCAACATAGAAGGCTGCCGGTGAGCGACATTGGGAGAGAGACGGGCCGACGCCCTGTTGAGTGCTCCACTCTCCGGCGATCGCCGCCGGCGACTCCCCGCCTCATAAGCAATTAAAAGTAGGAGATCGTGTCCAGTTTTTGACGCTCTATCGATCTATCCGCGAGTTGGGGGCCTCGTGCTCTCTGGTTTGCGATATCTCAATGGAGGTCTCCCCTGGGTTTGCGTCAAGTGGGGAGTCACCTCGCGCGGCGCAGGAGTTTCACTCGCCGGGGTCATCAGGTCATCGGAGGGATCATCCGAGCGGCGCGGATGAAGTCTGGAAGAGGCGGGACGCCGCGTTTCGTTCACCTATTCGTGCTATGGCATCGGAGTTCCCCACCTTGGCGGAGAGCTTGAGGCTCTCCGGGAAGAAGGGTTTTTCGTTGCCGCTGGACAAATCATCGAAGCAGTTCAAGCAAGCAAGTAAGGAGGATTCGTTCCCTTTTGATGCCATTGAGAGGTCGAAGGTCAAAATCAAAGCAATCCCCATCAAGCTTTGCTGGTCCAACAATGGCGGGCATAAGGGAGCGGGAAGGGAGTGTGACACGGGAGACGACAATCTGAAGCGGGACCCCAGCAGAAGTCACCCAATCCAGAGCGATGGTTCAGAGCACCACCGAAGGGATTTTTTttacactttttgtaaactaattttaaatctaatactattttttttcttcaaaactaacatttttggccgcgcctattgccaccacgccatgcatggtggcgcggcgagaggggtgACGTGGTAACGACCgggccgctgaccggtgacgtagcAGGGTCTGCCGCACCACCAATCTTGGCGAGGCAGGACCTGAACGCAGACAGAAGACCAGCCACGGGAGCTGTTGTCGGTGAGGATCggcagcgacgcgaccatggacacTGGCTTCGCGTCGCAGTTGAACGGCACATGCAGCTCCGACCCCAACGCCTTCGCCTTCCTCGACCCCACGCCGGTGGGATTCCACAACATCTTCTACCATGTGCTCTACTCCGACATGAGGTCGCGCAGCACGGTCGACTACTACGCGTCCAACCAGGGTGCTGTCTTCGACGATttcgtggcggcgatgaccaagctcagGATGATCGGGGTCAAcacgccggccaccggcggcgagatacGTCGGGACTGTCGGTTtccgaactagttgctagttaatctcgccggcagtgctgccgcgatgcattgaaacgaatatgaagcaaataaataaagtccgtgcgcaagttgacaagctgccacataacattttattggttcgacataagtttgacataacataaccaactaagtctgcAAGTTTTGGACGATAATattcgttcgacctaacaaactaagacccatgagtgtaaggatccctcggacgcctctgtctctttggatttgttggcaacacattgggaatgtagccaacgtcggtgtggtcgcgttgccggtgcgtacggctcgtaccctgcaagtatatgatatgcacgattacttataatctttatggtcgttagttcatggagcctacgtatttaaagaaattacctttgttactacctgtgaggctccttgggtaccaagcggggtaccacctagctgagacatgccgatctcgtcctacggCCAATCGTCCCATTGGTGGTGCTATTTGCGGAAGCCTGGgaggtcatcgtcatcatcgtcgtcgtcctcatcgtCCTCGTTTGCAgagtccttcccagcgctatgatgtggtggtgtacgcactgcagaagtggcacctgtcaccgactgagaagagccggctggtgtcctcaaagagccagaagacgtgccacccgaccacgccgggactgccggttccacccaaggagtgtcattgcagctcagcttctaagctagcttcctgcagctccgcttcaccttctacataaaaagacgttaaagttagtgcattttccaaacgcatatacactaaagaaatatttttggaatggataagtttatgtttacctccacaaaagcctcgagaacgcctggcccctgccctctagacttgtGAAGCCGAAACGttgcttcgttggacatccttgacaattaTGTCGCTTGGATATAGAAACGTGGTTggatagttttagtacacatacttaataccaaatggataacaaattgtaccattcgagtatcttaccacgtatctttaaagcggggctctctgtagttgtgtgtcgtccctagtggcaacgtcgtacacatcttcgatcacatcttcctctgagtcctcgtcaatcgcctcctcagtgtatgggggcttgatatgtgtcctcatagacctgtgaagccaccgcaggtactcgtcgaaggtgtgcagGTCATGTGGGGGACCCACATGGACCTGCTGCCGGTCCCTGTTCTGCCACAGCTGGATGTACGCGTTGtatgtcacgcgccaatccttggtcttgtacctcttcctgcggtcatacctacaacaaaatgattgttagttgtaccacacacacctctgaattatagctttgttattaattgatagcgcacccgtgcaattcttggttggtggagtaaagcggtggtgggtagcctgtcattcttccaaactgcctgcaaaccctgatgggcaagtgaatctcaaccacgtggaagaaaataagagggacgttgtagcgatactcgtctgacttatccctagtgacaggacttagatagtactcgagctccggagcatcccaaggacaccaatgcacctgaatattttgtaattgagttaggttatgatatagtgtacatcgaacaagacacatgtatgatagtaaagagagcgtaacctggtgctgtgtcaggacgtcgagaccatcTATGTACTCCCTATACTTGTGCCTCGCATTCCCTTTAACTAACTCTGCTTCTGTCCAGATATATAGAGCTGTagagagtgtatcctgcccgttccaatgctgcattgaacacgataatgaattagccattaataatttaatcatatgtaactgcctcaaaGAATATAGTGAACTAAAGTATTTACTGGTAAACCAGTAGCATGGAGCCTCCCAacaggccatcgttcccaacaccaaacctagagtaggtagaaacaacccccaaggttcgcataccctgaggtgcgacggcaggcaacgcatagctgtcgatacgtccatgccaggactgcgctgccccagctgtacgccgctatattTTCCCATGGCTAgcatagtatgtcaaggaagatccagctgatggtgttgcccgaggcgtctgggaagaggaaagcaccaaggaagtgccagagccacactctatcaaacctgtcgatctgagcctcatcgGCCTGTggatccaagtaatcaaagcgctctgtgatccacaaCGACGAAACACCaaaacttttcctgaaattcaccaaagaaaatgagacccgattgaaaggtcctaatgactagaggggaggtgaatagcctattaaaaatttctacaacaacacttagcaaaccggttagacaattataaagc belongs to Miscanthus floridulus cultivar M001 chromosome 4, ASM1932011v1, whole genome shotgun sequence and includes:
- the LOC136548436 gene encoding peroxidase 31-like, yielding MDTGFASQLNGTCSSDPNAFAFLDPTPVGFHNIFYHVLYSDMRSRSTVDYYASNQGAVFDDFVAAMTKLRMIGVNTPATGGEIRRDCRFPN